The window GCCCGATCCGGTCGTGGACCAGCCACTTCCAGTACCGCTGCGGCAGGGGCTTGTCGAAACCGAAGTGCTTCTCGAGGGCCTTCCTCTGCTCCGCGGTAATCGGCCCGGCCGCGGAGGACATGCGGTCGCCCGACCCGCTCCCCACCCCGCGCATCTGCAGGATCACCTGCTCGACCGGCCCGCCCGGCACGAACTGGCAGAGGCCGAAGCTGAAGAACGTGATCCCGATGAAGGTCGGGATCATCAGGAGCAGGCGGCGGAGGATGTAGTCGAGGCGGTCCACGGAAGGGATTTCGGTGTTCGGTGTTCGGGAGAAGCTTGTCTTTCAAGGCTCTCGGAAGGCTTCGTCGAACCGGACCTCTGCCGGCTTGCGCGGCAGGGGGAGGCCGTCCTGCATCGCGTCCTTCAATTCGGCGGCCGCATCCTCGTCGTACCACCAGTACCAGTACGCCGCCCGCTCGTCGCCGTACTTGCCCAGCACGGTCGGCGGGGCGCCGAACTTGTTCCAGTAGAGCAGGCGCGTGTAGTTGATGTTCCAAAGCAGGATGTACGGCACCTCCGCGGTCAGGAGGCGGTCGATACGGCGGCAGATGTCGTGGCGCTCCGCGATGTCGAAGTTTTCGCGCTGGCTGGCGATCAGGGCGTCCACCTCGGCGTGACGGAACCCGGTGATGTTCTGGCCCGACGGCTTGTCCGCCTCGGCGGAGGACCACATCGGCTCGGGATCCTTGCGCAGCCCGCCGCTCCACGCGGCCCAGGTCATGTCGTAGTTGAACTCGTCCATGTCCTTCGCCCACGCCGCCCAGTCCTTCTTCTCGATCTCCATCTCCAGGCCGGCGTCCTTCAGGGCCTCCTGGTAGATCACGAGGAACTTGTCCGTCGCCGCGTCGCGGGACAGGAAGCGGAAGCGGAGCGGCTTCCCGTCCTTCTCCCGCAGGCCGGTTTTCGAATTGACCGTCCACCCGGCCTCGGCCAGCAGCTCGCGGGCCCGCTCCTTGTCGAACGGGATCGGCTCGTTTTCGCAGGGATGCTCCGGGCCGTAGAGGTCCTCGAAGTAGGAGCGGTGCAGGAAGTACTGGTTGTGCATCAGGGTCGCGTTCATCGTTTCGCGGTCGAGCAGGTGCGCCAGCGCCTTGCGCACCCGGAGATCGTCGAAGGGCGCGCGCCGGCCGTTCATCGCGAAACCCTGGAACCCGATGGGATTGTAATTGAAGACCCGCTGCTTGATCACCCAGTTCTTCTCATAGCGCTCGCCTGCGGTCTGCGTCGCCCACAGGTGCGCGGTGTAGACGGGGAAGAGGTCGATTGCGCCCTTCTTGAACGCCTCGAACGCGTTTTCGCGCTCGGCGAAGAATTTGAACACCAGGGTCTGGAAATTGCCGACGCCCCGGGCCCGCACCGAGCCCCGGTTCCACCAGTCCTCGCGCCGCTCCAGCTTGGCCAGCACGCCTTCCTGTATCTCGCCCAGCCGGTAGGATCCGGAGACCACCGGGAACTCGAAGTTGATCTTGTTGAAGTCCGCCTCGGCGAACGCGTGACGGGGCAGGATCAGGTAGCTGGCCAGCGCGTCGAGGTTCTGCCAATGAATTTCCTTGGCGCGGAACCGGATCGTCCGCTCGTCGAGCACCTCCGGCGACTCGAAGCGGCCGAGGAACACCTTGTGCGGGCCGGTGATGTTTTCCGGCTTCATGACGGCGTCGAAGGTCCACTTCACGTCCTGCGCCGTGACCGGTTTGCCGTCGCTCCACGCCGCGCGAGGATCGATCCAGAAGGTGAACGTGCGCTTGTCCTCCGAGATGGACCACCGCTCGGCGAGGCCGGGCTCGTAGTCCAGCGTCAGCGGGTGCTGGCCCAGCAGCGTCTCGTACATCGCCCCGAACAGCTCGGCCGAGAACACGTTCTGGTCGAGGTAGTAGTTGAAGCTCTTAGGGTAGTCGCCGGCATAGATGGCGATCTCGCCGCCCGGCACGGCGTCCGGGCTGGCCAGGGGATTGGGCTGCTCCTTCCAACCCGGGCGGGGGAAGACATCGTCGGCGGCGCGGGCCGCCGGGACGGCCAGCAGGAGGAAGGCGAAGGCCAGCAGGATTTGTTTCATGGAGGGTTCAGGGTTCGGGGTTCAGGGTCTCATCGACAGCATAATACTTTTCCATGCCGTACGGGAAGTCGTGGTATTCGTAGTGCCGCGCCCAGGGCTGGAGCAGGACACAAGCCGCCGGGTGATGCGTGAAAATCCAGGGACAGTCCTCCTGGACGATCGCGGCCATCCGCCGGTAGAGCGCGGTCCGCTCGTCCGAGTCCGGCATCGCGCGCGCCTGTTCGTACAGCCGGTCGTACTCGGGATTACGGTAGTTGCTGCGGTTGGAGCCGGGCGAGGCGTTGGGACTGTAGAAGAGCTGCAGGAAGTTCTCGGCGTCCGGGTAGTCGGCGATCCAGCTCAACCGGAAGAGCTGGACCTGGCGCCGCTCGATCCGCCCGATGAACGTCGGCCAGTTGCTGTACCGGGGTTCGATCACCACGCCGATCCGGTCCATGAACTGGATAAAGAGATCGGTCGACTGGCGCATCTCCGGGTTGTCCGCCTGCCCCAGGTCCAGCGTCAGGACCAGGCGGCGCCCCGTCCGGGGATCCACGCCGTCCGGGTAGCCGGCCTCGGCGAGCAGGCGCCGCGCCCTTTCCAGATCGAACGGGAACGGCCCCTCGCCCTCCGGCGCGCCGGCGACGCCCGGCGGGATGGGCCCGTTGGGCCGCAGGATGCGCCCGTTGTAGAAACGGGTCCACTCCCCCGTGTCGAACGCGCAGGTCAGCGCCTGGCGCAGCAGCTTGTTGGTCCCCACCACGGGATCGTCCATGTTGAAGCCGACGTAGAACAGGTCCAGCGTCGACGCACGGATCATACGGATGCCGCGCGCGGCCAGCGCGGGATCGAGTTCGCCGCCGGCGCCCACCACCGCGTCCCAGTTGTCCCGCGACACGGGCGACGTCTCCAGGCGCCCATCGAGGAACATCAGCCAGGCCGTCGCGGGATCCCCGATGACGTATTGCACCACGCCGTCGAGGGCCGGGATCGGTTGTCCCTCCGCGTCTCTATCGACCCGTCCCGCCGCGGCCCAGGCCGGGTTACGCGCGAACTCGATCCGGTAATTCGGACGGTAATCGGCCAAAATGAACGGCCCGGTGCCGACGGGGTGCCTGTCGAATTCCGTCCCGTAATACTCGACGGCCTCGCGCGGCACCGCGGACGCGTACGGCATGGTCAGCACCCAGAGCAACTGCGGATAAGGCCGCGTGAGGCGGAGTTGAAGCGTGTGGGGTTCCAACGCGATCAGGCCCTCGACGCGCTGCGCATAGTCCGTGGGCTCGTCCCCCGCCGACGACGCGCGGAAATCGTCAAGCCCGGCCAGGCGGTCGCGGAAAATCCAGTAGCCGGAGGCCGCGGTCTTGCGGTCCGCGAGGCGCTTGATGGAGTAGACGAAGTCCTCCGCCGCGAGTTCGCGCCCCTTCCCGCCGGGGAAACACGGATCGTCCTGGAAATGGATCCCGCGGCGAAGGCGAAACGTATAGGTGAGTCCGTCGGGCGAAACCTCCGGCAGGTCCTCGGCCAGCAGCGGTTCGACGCGGTAGGGCCGGTCGCGGTAGCCGTACTGCAGCAGCCCCTCGTAAATCCGGCTGACGGCCTGCGCGGAGGCGACGTCCGCCGCGCGGGCCGGGTCCAGCGTCCGGATGCGCGCTGTCTGGCTGCGCCAGGCCCGACCGGGACCGGTTTCCGGCCGTGGCCCGCAGGAGGCAAGCAGGAGAAGGCTGAAGATGGAAACTGGAAATTTGAAAGTGGATATCACGCGGCCGCTTCTCCAATTTCGAGTTTCCAATATCCATATCCCCTGAAACAAACCACCCCCCCGGCTTTCGCTCGGGAGGGTGTGGAAGCCCGCGCCGTCACGCGGCGGCTCGCTCTATTCCGCGGCCGGGGCCGGCTGGGGTGTGGCGATCGGCGCCTCCACCGGCATCGCGGCGGACGGTTCCATGGGAGCAACCGGCGGCTCCACGGGAAGTTCCTGCAGGCCCATGCCGGCCGGGGCCGAAGGGGCCGGACCCGTGATCGGGCCGGAAGGTCCGACCGGAGCCGCCGGCGGGCTCATCTGGCTGCTCATCAGCGACTGGACGCGCTCGCCGGAAAAGGCGATGCCCAACAGCACCGTGTTGACCATGAACACGGCGGCGAAGATCACCGTGAGTTTCGTCAGGATGTTGCCCGCCCTCGAACCGAACAGGCTCTCGCCCATTCCCGCGCCAAACGCTAGGCCCAGTCCCTCGCTCTTGGAGCGCTGGATGAGAATCAGACCGATCAGCGCCAGGCTGCAGATCACTTCGACCGTCACCAGCAGTATTCGAATCAACATGAGAATCCCCGCTTTCCGTTCACACCATTACAGCGCGCCGCGGACGATGGCAAGGAAAGACGCCGCCTCCAGGCTCGCTCCGCCGATCAGCCCGCCGTCGATGTCCGGCTGGTGGAACAGCTCGGCGGCGTTCGACGCCTTGACGCTGCCGCCGTACTGGATACGGACCGACTGCGCGATGTGATCGTCGGACAGTTCCTTCAGCACGCGCCGAATGAACGCATGGACCTCCTGCGCCTGCGCTGGAGAGGCGGTCTTGCCCGTGCCGATGGCCCAGACCGGCTCGTAGGCCACCACGGTCTTGAGCAGGTCCTGCCCGCTCAAGCCCGCGAGGCTGCCGCGCACCTGCGCGCCGACCACGGCCTCCGTGCGGCCGGACTCGCGCTCCTCCAACAGCTCGCCCACGCACACGATCGGGAGCAGCCCCGCGGCCCGCGCCGCCTTGGCCTTCCTGTTGACGATCTCGTCCGTCTCCTTGAAGTACTGGCGCCGCTCGCTGTGCCCGAGAATCACGTAGTGGCAGCCCAGTTCGCGGATCATCGGGGCCGCGATCTCGCCCGTGAACGCGCCGGATTTCTCCCAGTGCATGTTCTGGGCGCCCAGGTCCAGCTTCGAGCCGGCGATCGCCTGCCCGACGGCTTGCAGCGCGGTGCTGGGCGGGCACAGGACGACGTCCACGGCGTCCAGGCCCTGCATGCCTGCCTTGATCTCCGCGACGAGGCCTTGCGCCTCCGCCACGGTCTTGTTCATCTTCCAATTACCGGCCACGATGGGTTTGCGCATGGGAGGTTCCAGGGTTCAGGTTTCAGGTTTCAGGTTTCAGGAAAACCATTCACTATTCACTTACTTATCCGTCAACGCCACGACGCCGGGCAACTGCTTGCCTTCGAGGAACTCCAGGCTCGCGCCGCCGCCCGTGCTGATGTGGCTCATCTTGCCCGCCAGTCCGCTCTTGTTGACGGCGCTGACGCTGTCGCCGCCGCCGATGATGCTCAAGCATTTCGTTTCGGCCACGGCCTTGGCGATGGCCAGCGTGCCGGCGGCAAACGGGGCCATCTCGAAGCAGCCCATCGGGCCGTTCCAGACAACCGTCTTCGCCTTGCGGATCTCGGCCGCGAACAGCTCCGCGCTCTTCGGCCCGATGTCCAGCGCCATCCACCCGTCCGGCACGCTCTCGCCGACCGTCTCGATCTGCGCCGCGGCGTCGAACTTGTCGGCAATGACGTTGTCGACGGGCAGGAGCAGCCGGACCTTCGCGGCCGCCGCCTTGGCCAGGATATCCTTCGCCAGGTCGACCTTGTCCTCCTCGACCAGGGACTTGCCCGTGGCGAGGCCCTTGGCGCGGTAGAACGTGTAGGCCATGGCGCCGCCGATGACCAGGGCGTCCACCTTGGTCAGGAGGTTGGTGATGACGGCGACCTTGTCGCTGACCTTGGCGCCGCCGAGGATCGCCACGAACGGGCGCTCCGGACTGGCCAGGGCGCGGCCCATGAAATCGATCTCCTTCTCCATCAGCAGGCCGGCGACGTTCTTCTTGTAGAACTGGCACACGATCGCCGTCGAGGCGTGCGCGCGGTGCGCAGAGCCAAAGGCGTCGTTGATGTAGATCTCGCCGTCCCCGAGGGCGGCCAGCTTCTTCGCAAAGTCCTTCTGCTTCGCCTTCATCTCGGCCTTGGCGGCCTTCTTCTGCTCCTCCGGGGTGTCGTCGGGCAGCTTGACCTTGCCCTCTTCCTCCTTATAGAAGCGCGTGTTGTCCACCAGCAGCACCTCGCCCGGCTTGAGCGCCTGGGCCAGGGCCAGCGCCTCCGCGCCGATGCAGTCGCCGCCGAACTGGACGGGACGCCCCAGGAGTTCCTGCAGGCGGCCGGCCACGGGCTTCAGGCTGAACTCCGCCTCGAACCCCTTCCCCTTCGGCCGGCCGAGGTGGCTCATCAGGACCAGCGAACCGCCCTGATCGAGCACGTGCCGGATCGTCGGCAGCGCCGCCGTGATGCGGGTGTTGTCGTTGACGATCCCGCCCTTGATCGGCACGTTGAAATCCACCCGGCACAGCACGCGCCGGCCCTTGAAGTTCACGTCGCGAATGGTCAGCTTGTTCATCGGTTTTCTTCTCCCGCTCATCCGGCCGCCGCACGCCATGCGGCGCTACAAGGCTGTAGCGCGCCACGGCGTGGCGCGGCGGGCCGGTTCGTGGCATCCATCACTTCGCGGACGCCATGTACACGATGAAGTCCACGAGCTTGTTGGAATAGCCCCACTCGTTGTCGTACCACGAGACGAGCTTGACGAAGTTGGAGTTCAGCATGATGCCGGCGCCCGCGTCGAAGATCGACGTGCGCGCGTCATGGTTGAAGTCGGACGACACCACCTCGTCCTCCGTGTAACCCAGGATGCCCTTGAGCTCGCCTTCCGACGCGGCTTTCA is drawn from Kiritimatiellia bacterium and contains these coding sequences:
- a CDS encoding ABC transporter substrate-binding protein codes for the protein MKQILLAFAFLLLAVPAARAADDVFPRPGWKEQPNPLASPDAVPGGEIAIYAGDYPKSFNYYLDQNVFSAELFGAMYETLLGQHPLTLDYEPGLAERWSISEDKRTFTFWIDPRAAWSDGKPVTAQDVKWTFDAVMKPENITGPHKVFLGRFESPEVLDERTIRFRAKEIHWQNLDALASYLILPRHAFAEADFNKINFEFPVVSGSYRLGEIQEGVLAKLERREDWWNRGSVRARGVGNFQTLVFKFFAERENAFEAFKKGAIDLFPVYTAHLWATQTAGERYEKNWVIKQRVFNYNPIGFQGFAMNGRRAPFDDLRVRKALAHLLDRETMNATLMHNQYFLHRSYFEDLYGPEHPCENEPIPFDKERARELLAEAGWTVNSKTGLREKDGKPLRFRFLSRDAATDKFLVIYQEALKDAGLEMEIEKKDWAAWAKDMDEFNYDMTWAAWSGGLRKDPEPMWSSAEADKPSGQNITGFRHAEVDALIASQRENFDIAERHDICRRIDRLLTAEVPYILLWNINYTRLLYWNKFGAPPTVLGKYGDERAAYWYWWYDEDAAAELKDAMQDGLPLPRKPAEVRFDEAFREP
- the secG gene encoding preprotein translocase subunit SecG; amino-acid sequence: MLIRILLVTVEVICSLALIGLILIQRSKSEGLGLAFGAGMGESLFGSRAGNILTKLTVIFAAVFMVNTVLLGIAFSGERVQSLMSSQMSPPAAPVGPSGPITGPAPSAPAGMGLQELPVEPPVAPMEPSAAMPVEAPIATPQPAPAAE